The following coding sequences are from one Candidatus Methylomirabilota bacterium window:
- a CDS encoding glucose 1-dehydrogenase, whose protein sequence is MRRVEGKVAIVTGAGSGIGRAAARLLAREGASVVVADIDPETGQDTVRLIREDGHPAVFVRTDVARAEDVRHMTETAVEHFGRLDVLHNNAYWAKLETPVVETEEGDWDRTLAVTLKGVFLGCKYAIPVMIRGGGGSIINTASTSGLVASLRFAAYIAAKGGVVQLTKSVALDYGRQGIRSNCICPGLIDTPASAPALADPVRREWHLNQLLVGRIGTPEDVAWAVVYLASDESAFMTGHALVIDGGRLVS, encoded by the coding sequence ATGAGGCGCGTCGAGGGAAAGGTCGCCATCGTCACCGGGGCCGGATCCGGCATCGGCCGCGCCGCCGCGCGCCTGCTCGCCCGGGAGGGGGCCTCGGTGGTCGTGGCCGACATCGATCCCGAGACGGGCCAGGACACGGTGCGACTCATCCGCGAGGACGGCCATCCGGCCGTGTTCGTCCGCACGGACGTCGCCCGGGCGGAAGACGTCCGGCACATGACCGAGACGGCGGTGGAGCACTTCGGGCGACTGGACGTCTTGCACAACAATGCCTACTGGGCCAAGCTGGAGACCCCGGTCGTCGAGACGGAGGAGGGCGACTGGGACCGGACGCTCGCCGTCACGCTCAAGGGCGTGTTCCTCGGTTGCAAATATGCCATCCCGGTGATGATCCGCGGCGGCGGGGGCTCGATCATCAACACGGCGTCGACCTCGGGCCTGGTGGCCTCGCTGCGATTCGCCGCCTACATCGCCGCCAAGGGGGGCGTGGTCCAGCTGACGAAGTCGGTCGCCCTCGACTATGGACGGCAGGGCATCCGCTCGAACTGCATCTGTCCGGGCCTGATCGATACCCCGGCCAGCGCCCCGGCGCTGGCCGACCCGGTCCGTCGCGAGTGGCACCTGAACCAGCTCCTGGTCGGGCGCATCGGCACGCCGGAGGACGTCGCCTGGGCCGTGGTCTACCTGGCCAGCGACGAGTCCGCGTTCATGACCGGGCATGCGCTGGTGATCGACGGCGGGCGGCTGGTGTCTTAG
- a CDS encoding alpha/beta hydrolase produces MTDLEGVMARRRQAAAAARAALPGRLGVPYADTPGATLDIFPAANGADPAPVHVFIHGGFWRSLDAATFSFVAAGFAPFGAATVVLDYPLIPEVRLGTIVARCQAAVGWVFRHAAEFGGDADRLFVSGNSAGGHLVALLMDRAWPPGQGLPADVLKGGCAISGVFDLEPVFLSAQNDSLGLTREEVAALSPIHRVPEAAGPLIVAVGGAETREFLDQTAEYAAACRAAGLAADVFVMPGANHLTVVLDGLADPKAELNRQVRRQMGLRPD; encoded by the coding sequence GTGACCGACCTCGAGGGGGTGATGGCGCGGCGCCGGCAGGCCGCGGCGGCCGCCCGGGCCGCGCTCCCGGGCCGGCTCGGGGTGCCGTATGCCGATACCCCGGGGGCCACGCTGGACATCTTCCCCGCGGCCAATGGGGCCGATCCGGCGCCCGTGCACGTCTTCATCCACGGCGGCTTCTGGCGGTCCCTCGACGCGGCGACCTTCAGCTTCGTGGCGGCCGGGTTCGCGCCGTTCGGCGCGGCGACGGTCGTGCTCGACTATCCGCTGATTCCCGAGGTGCGGCTCGGGACGATCGTGGCCCGGTGCCAGGCCGCCGTCGGCTGGGTCTTCCGGCACGCGGCCGAGTTCGGCGGGGACGCCGACCGCCTGTTCGTCTCCGGAAACTCGGCCGGGGGGCACCTGGTCGCCCTCCTGATGGACCGGGCGTGGCCGCCCGGTCAGGGCCTCCCCGCCGACGTGCTCAAGGGCGGCTGCGCCATCAGCGGCGTCTTCGACCTGGAGCCCGTCTTCCTGAGCGCTCAGAACGACTCGCTCGGTCTGACCCGCGAGGAGGTGGCAGCCCTGAGCCCGATCCACCGGGTCCCGGAGGCCGCCGGGCCGCTGATCGTGGCCGTGGGCGGCGCCGAGACCCGGGAGTTCCTCGATCAGACCGCCGAGTATGCCGCCGCCTGCCGCGCCGCCGGCCTCGCCGCCGACGTGTTCGTCATGCCCGGCGCCAACCACCTCACCGTCGTCCTCGACGGCCTGGCCGATCCGAAGGCCGAGCTGAACCGGCAGGTGCGCCGCCAGATGGGCCTCCGCCCCGACTGA
- a CDS encoding ABC transporter substrate-binding protein: protein MEREGREPRVNRPGLPRREFLRRAGLAGMGVAGGWAWAPGSAMAKATGTLTIAQGADVTSLDPHQTQGTAGRGVMRSFLESLLIRDQDLKVQPWLAKSYAMINPRTWEFKLRDDAVFHNGEKFTAEAVKFSIERFVDPKTRNIYAANLKPVERVEVVDPYTVRLHTALPYPSLIANLTDFLLIASPKAMRETGEEFARKPIGTGPYRFVEWVAGERLVVQAVDRHWTGGPWVERIVWRTITEPAARVTALRTGDADLIANVPPAQVSAVSGGGMQVARTAGLGIMLLILNASKGPLADKRVRQAINYAVNKEKIITGLYGGAARPLNGPFATANEGFDPAAPPPYPYNPDRAKQLLAEAGHAKGFKFTLITPNGRYLNDRQVAEAAAGDLRRIGVEMEVSPLEWGAVIKELQEKRADGFLLMQNNTDTYQILSTCFSSKIKGIPWLHYANPRVDSLLDQVAQEMNEKERIALYKELGKQIVDDAPWIFLHQQDDVYGVRDRVVNWKPKGDQIIYVFGAGVKS from the coding sequence ATGGAGAGGGAAGGGCGTGAGCCGCGCGTGAACCGGCCGGGCCTGCCGCGGCGGGAGTTCCTGCGGCGGGCCGGACTCGCGGGGATGGGCGTCGCCGGCGGATGGGCCTGGGCCCCCGGCTCGGCGATGGCCAAGGCGACCGGGACCCTGACGATCGCGCAGGGGGCCGACGTCACCAGCCTCGACCCGCACCAGACCCAGGGCACGGCCGGCCGCGGCGTGATGCGCAGCTTCCTCGAGAGTCTCCTGATTCGCGATCAGGACCTCAAGGTCCAGCCCTGGCTGGCCAAATCGTACGCCATGATCAACCCGCGGACCTGGGAGTTCAAGCTCCGGGACGACGCCGTGTTCCACAACGGCGAGAAGTTCACCGCCGAGGCCGTCAAGTTCTCGATCGAGCGCTTCGTGGATCCCAAGACGCGGAACATCTATGCCGCCAACCTGAAGCCGGTCGAGCGGGTGGAGGTCGTGGACCCCTACACGGTGCGGCTTCACACGGCGCTTCCATACCCCAGCCTCATCGCCAATCTCACCGACTTCCTCCTGATCGCCTCGCCCAAGGCGATGCGGGAAACGGGGGAGGAGTTCGCCCGGAAGCCGATCGGGACGGGTCCGTACCGGTTCGTCGAGTGGGTCGCCGGGGAGCGGCTCGTCGTCCAGGCGGTCGACCGGCACTGGACGGGCGGGCCGTGGGTGGAGCGGATCGTCTGGCGCACCATCACGGAGCCGGCCGCGCGGGTGACGGCCCTCCGCACCGGAGACGCCGACCTCATCGCCAACGTCCCACCGGCTCAGGTCTCGGCGGTCTCGGGCGGCGGCATGCAGGTGGCGCGCACGGCGGGCCTCGGGATCATGCTCCTGATCCTGAATGCGTCGAAGGGGCCGCTGGCCGACAAGCGGGTCCGCCAGGCCATCAACTACGCCGTCAACAAGGAGAAGATCATCACGGGTCTCTACGGCGGCGCCGCTCGCCCGCTCAACGGGCCCTTCGCGACCGCCAACGAAGGGTTCGATCCGGCCGCGCCGCCGCCCTATCCCTACAACCCGGACCGGGCCAAGCAGCTCCTGGCCGAGGCCGGGCACGCCAAGGGCTTCAAGTTCACCCTCATCACGCCGAACGGCCGCTATCTGAACGATCGGCAGGTGGCCGAGGCGGCCGCGGGCGATCTGCGGCGGATCGGCGTCGAGATGGAGGTGAGCCCGCTCGAGTGGGGCGCCGTCATCAAGGAGCTGCAGGAGAAGCGCGCGGACGGATTCCTGCTCATGCAGAACAACACCGACACCTACCAGATCCTCTCGACCTGCTTCAGCTCGAAGATCAAGGGGATCCCGTGGCTCCATTACGCCAACCCCCGGGTGGACAGCTTGCTCGACCAGGTGGCCCAGGAGATGAACGAGAAGGAACGGATCGCGCTCTACAAGGAGCTGGGGAAGCAGATCGTCGACGACGCGCCCTGGATCTTCCTGCACCAGCAGGACGACGTGTACGGCGTTCGTGACCGCGTCGTGAACTGGAAGCCCAAGGGGGACCAGATCATCTACGTCTTCGGCGCCGGGGTCAAGAGCTGA